A window from Primulina huaijiensis isolate GDHJ02 chromosome 11, ASM1229523v2, whole genome shotgun sequence encodes these proteins:
- the LOC140988194 gene encoding uncharacterized protein: MDLNLVNGEGEDPDREPLAGRHAQESHFNLSRYPGAVRQKAYIFDGEGSYYNKEWDLMEGRGKEFCWYHVELPKGNQKLSQSAQYLIDVLCPPLKLQDILSLVSNGPFCGYVDGALVFRVNSPGPASSKFTFRIAARVTERSIITVSLGRVPRLGFSPVYESLLSEIPVVESPGYGNTEQKDRGGGMVIQEHVLDFLLTMNHSEEADNPVPRNVSNLVVHIIDTHVDQLQDVVSKLEIEMNSIEFELDRGGFALKKQMLDDRKFPKLHLDLQRLLQVIAHGEQVFPRVKEKCSSKEWFAHEDVNALEELIGRIRRLKENVGFIANRITAIQAGLDSWQSEQINRKLYYLSFLSIIFLPLSIITGVFGMNVGGVPWTVQRDPALKDGFRNVMFLCLTMLVIVLLCFIFPALYNRITEWRRKEVLKKSYSLTKKSYIRTTGVERSEKEGYLRL, encoded by the exons ATGGATCTAAACCTTGTGAATGGAGAGGGGGAAGATCCAGATAGAGAACCACTAGCGGGCAGACATGCTCAAGAAAGCCATTTTAACCTCTCCCGTTACCCCGGTGCCGTGAGACAGAAAGCTTATATATTCGATGGTGAAGGGAGTTATTATAACAAGGAATGGGATCTTATGGAGGGTAGAggcaaagaattctgttggtaTCATGTCGAGCTTCCGAAAGGAAACCAGAAACTTTCACAATCAGCACAATATCTTATTGACGTTCTTTGCCCGCCCCTGAAGCTTCAAGACATCCTCTCACTCGTTAGCAATGGACCCTTTTGTGGGTACGTTGATGGTGCTCTAGTATTCCGAGTTAATTCACCTGGTCCTGCTTCTAGTAAATTTACGTTTAGAATTGCTGCAAGAGTTACTGAGCGTTCGATTATTACAGTGTCTTTGGGTCGTGTTCCGAGACTGGGATTCTCGCCAGTGTATGAGTCTTTGTTGTCGGAGATTCCGGTTGTGGAGAGTCCTGGTTATGGGAATACAGAGCAGAAGGATAGGGGTGGTGGGATGGTGATTCAAGAACAtgttcttgattttcttctgaCAATGAATCATTCTGAGGAAGCTGATAATCCTGTTCCTAGAAATGTTTCAAATCTTGTCGTTCATATAATCGATACTCATGTGGATCAACTACAAGATGTTGTTTCCAAGCTTGAGATTGAGATGAACTCGATCGAGTTCGAACTGGACAGAG GTGGTTTTGCTTTGAAGAAACAAATGTTAGATGACAGAAAATTTCCAAAATTGCATCTCGACTTGCAACGACTGTTACAG GTGATTGCACACGGGGAACAAGTATTCCCTCGAGTTAAGGAGAAATGTTCATCAAAAGAGTGGTTTGCCCACGAAGATGTAAACGCCTTAGAGGAGTTGATTGGACGTATAAGGAGACTGAAGGAGAATGTTGGGTTTATCGCAAACCGTATAACAGCAATTCAAGCTGGCCTCGACAGCTGGCAATCCGAGCAAATAAACAGAAAACTATACTATCTTTCTTTCCTTTCCATCATATTTCTTCCATTATCAATAATCACTGGAG tCTTCGGGATGAACGTGGGAGGAGTTCCGTGGACTGTGCAACGAGATCCAGCTTTGAAGGACGGCTTTCGCAACGTGATGTTTCTCTGTTTGACAATGCTAGTGATTGTTCTCTTGTGCTTCATTTTCCCAGCTCTCTATAATCGTATAACCGAGTGGCGTAGAAAGGAGGTCTTGAAAAAAAGTTATTCTTTAACTAAGAAATCCTACATCAGGACAACTGGGGTAGAAAGATCTGAAAAGGAAGGATACTTGCGGCTTTAG